A stretch of Vulpes vulpes isolate BD-2025 chromosome 4, VulVul3, whole genome shotgun sequence DNA encodes these proteins:
- the NOP16 gene encoding nucleolar protein 16 translates to MPKAKGKTRRQKFGYNVNRKRLNRNARRKAAPRIECSHIRHAWDHAKSVRQNLAEMGLAMDPNKAVPLRKRKVKAMEVDIEERPKELVRKPYVLNDLEAEASLPEKKGNTLSRDLIDYVRYMVENHGEDYKAMARDEKNYYQDTPKQIRNKINVYRRFYPAEWQTFTESLQKNKMEVE, encoded by the exons ATGCCCAAGGCCAAGGGGAAGACCAGGAGACAAAAGTTCGGTTACAATGTTAACCGGAAGCGTCTGAACCGGAATGCTCGACGGAAAGCAGCGCCACGGATCGAGTG TTCCCACATCCGACATGCCTGGGACCACGCTAAATCCGTGCGGCAGAACCTGGCCGAGATGGGGTTGGCGATGGACCCCAACAAGGCGGTGCCCCTCCGAAAGAGAAAG GTGAAGGCCATGGAGGTGGACATAGAGGAGAGGCCTAAGGAGCTTGTGCGGAAGCCCTATGTGCTCAATG ACCTAGAGGCAGAAGCCAGCCtcccagaaaagaaaggaaacacacTGTCTCGTGACCTTATTGACTATGTGCGCTACATGGTGGAGAATCACGGGGAGGACTACAAG GCTATGGCCCGGGACGAGAAGAATTACTATCAAGATACCCCAAAACAGATTCGGAATAAGATCAACGTCTATAGGCGTTTTTACCCAGCGGAGTGGCAAACCTTCACTGAATCTTTGCAGAAGAATAAGATGGAGGTTGAGTGA